The following coding sequences lie in one Salmo salar chromosome ssa13, Ssal_v3.1, whole genome shotgun sequence genomic window:
- the ub2l3 gene encoding Ubiquitin-conjugating enzyme E2 L3 — MAASRRLHKELDEIRKSGMKNFRNIQVDETNILTWQGLIVPDNPPYDKGAFRIEIIFPAEYPFKPPKITFKTKIYHPNIDEKGQVCLPVISAENWKPATKTDQVIQSLIALVNDPQPEHPLRADLAEEYSKDRKKFFKNAEEFTKKHGEKRPMD; from the exons ATGGCGGCGAGCAGGAGGCTGCACAAG gaACTCGATGAAATCCGCAAGTCTGGAATGAAAAATTTCCGTAACATTCAAGTGGATGAAACAAATATTTTGACTTGGCAAGGCCTCATTGTTCCA GACAACCCTCCATACGATAAAGGTGCGTTCAGGATCGAGATAATCTTCCCTGCGGAGTACCCCTTCAAGCCCCCCAAGATCACGTTCAAGACGAAGATCTACCACCCCAACATCGACGAGAAGGGACAGGTGTGTCTGCCTGTGATCAGCGCAGAGAATTGGAAACCAGCCACTAAAACTGACCAAG TGATCCAGTCCCTGATTGCGCTGGTCAACGACCCCCAGCCAGAGCATCCTCTCAGGGCAGACCTAGCAGAGGAATACTCTAAGGACCGTAAAAAATTCTTTAAGAACGCAGAAGAGTTTACAAAGAAACATGGAGAAAAACGACCTATGGACTGA